A single window of Columba livia isolate bColLiv1 breed racing homer chromosome 16, bColLiv1.pat.W.v2, whole genome shotgun sequence DNA harbors:
- the MOCS3 gene encoding adenylyltransferase and sulfurtransferase MOCS3 yields the protein MAGSAEAARLGAEIGRRERELRGLRERLAALLAVGPAGNAALTEEGTSDFPGELPPLPAQASLSPADILRYSRQLVLPELGVRGQLLLARCSVLVVGCGGLGCPLAQYLAAAGIGRLGLLDHDVVETSNLHRQVLHGEARQGLPKAVSAAAALRLLNSTVQYVPYCGALSPRTALELVRQYDIVADCSDNVPTRYLVNDACVLAGKPLVSGSALRLEGQLVVYNYQGGPCYRCLFPRPPPPETVTNCADGGVLGVVPGIMGCIQALEVLKIASGMGSSFNQFMLMFDALQGRFRNIKLRPKKPDCAVCGDNPSVTCLQDYEAFCGSSATDKCRTLHLLPSKDRVSVEEYKKLLDEQVPHVLLDVRPQVEVDICRLAHAVHIPLSKLEDKDEEYLEYLEKRICEEKQRTNGQTPFPVYVVCKLGNDSQKAVRILQELPVKEFGSVLAKDIKGGLMAWANKIDPTFPQY from the coding sequence ATGGCGGGCAGCGCGGAGGCGGCGCGGCTGGGCGCGGAGATCGGCCGGCGGGAGCGGGAGCTGCGCGGCCTGCGGGAGCGCTTGGCCGCCCTCCTGGCGGTGGGACCCGCAGGGAACGCCGCGCTCACAGAAGAGGGAACCTCCGACTTTCCAGGCGAGCTGCCCCCTCTGCCCGCCCAGGCCTCGCTGAGCCCCGCCGACATCCTGCGGTACAGCCGGCAGCTGGTGCTCCCCGAGCTGGGCGTGCGGGggcagctgctcctggcccGCTGCTCCGTGCTGGTGGTGGGCTGCGGTGGGCTGGGCTGTCCCCTGGCCCAGTACCTGGCCGCAGCCGGCATCGGCCGCCTGGGCCTGCTGGATCACGACGTGGTGGAGACGAGCAACCTGCATCGGCAGGTGCTGCACGGGGAGGCCCGCCAGGGGCTCCCCAAAGCTGTGTCTGCTGCAGCAGCGCTGCGGCTGCTGAACTCCACGGTGCAGTATGTGCCCTACTGCGGGGCCCTGAGCCCTCGCACCGCGCTGGAGCTGGTGCGGCAGTACGACATTGTCGCCGACTGCTCCGACAACGTGCCCACCAGGTACTTGGTGAATGATGCCTGTGTTCTGGCTGGGAAGCCCCTGGTGTCTGGCAGCGCCCTGAGGCTGGAGGGGCAGCTGGTGGTTTACAACTACCAGGGAGGGCCTTGCTACAGGTGTCTGTTCCCCAGGCCGCCCCCACCAGAGACTGTTACTAACTGTGCGGATGGAGGAGTGTTGGGTGTCGTGCCAGGCATCATGGGGTGCATCCAGGCCTTGGAAGTGCTGAAGATTGCCTCGGGAATGGGTTCTTCCTTCAATCAGTTCATGTTAATGTTTGATGCCCTCCAAGGGAGATTTCGCAATATCAAGTTAAGACCAAAGAAACCAGACTGTGCTGTTTGTGGTGACAATCCGTCTGTCACCTGCCTTCAGGATTATGAGGCATTTTGTGGTTCTTCTGCAACAGACAAGTGTAGGACTTTACATTTGCTGCCCAGTAAAGACAGAGTGTCTGTAGAGGAATACAAAAAACTGTTGGATGAGCAAGTTCCTCATGTATTGTTAGATGTTCGTCCACAGGTAGAAGTGGATATCTGTCGCCTGGCACATGCTGTCCACATTCCTTTGAGTAAATTAGAAGATAAAGATGAAGAATATCTGGAATATTTAGAGAAAAGAATttgtgaagaaaagcagagaactAATGGCCAAACACCTTTTCCTGTATATGTTGTTTGCAAATTAGGAAATGATTCTCAGAAGGCTGTAAGAATTTTGCAGGAGTTACCTGTCAAAGAATTTGGTTCTGTGTTAGCTAAGGATATTAAAGGGGGGCTCATGGCTTGGGCCAATAAAATTGACCCAACGTTTCCTCAGTATTAG
- the DPM1 gene encoding dolichol-phosphate mannosyltransferase subunit 1 isoform X1 gives MAAGGADKFSVLLPTYNERENLPLVVWLLARTFQESGNNFEIIIIDDGSPDGTQEIAEQLEKIYGSDKILLRPRARKLGLGTAYIHGMKHATGNFIVIMDADLSHHPKFIPEFIRKQKEGNFDIVSGTRYKGNGGVYGWDLKRKLISRGANFLTQVLLRPGASDLTGSFRLYRKEVLQKLMEKCVSKGYVFQMEMIVRARQLGYTIGELSSYCNFPLLNSVNVLSTVIEKELQTVISSYIFSTLLPLVFH, from the exons ATGGCGGCCGGCGGCGCCGACAAGTTCTCGGTGCTGCTGCCAACGTACAACGAGCGGGAGAACCTGCCCCTTGTCGTCTGGCTGCTGGCGCGCACGTTCCAGGAGAG CGGAAACAATTTTGAAATTATCATCATAGATGATGGAAGCCCGGATGGGACACAGGAAATTGCTGAGCAATTGGAAAAGATCTACGGATCAGATAAAATA CTTCTGAGACCTAGAGCAAGAAAGTTGGGCCTCG GCACTGCTTATATTCATGGAATGAAGCACGCTACAGGgaattttattgttattatggACGCTGACCTCTCTCACCAT CCAAAATTTATTCCAGAGTTTATCAG aaagcagaaagaaggcaaTTTTGATATTGTATCTGGAACAAGATATAAAGGAAATGGAGGAGTATATGGCTGggatttgaaaagaaaattaatcag TCGTGGGGCCAATTTTCTAACTCAGGTTTTGCTGAGACCAGGTGCATCAGACTTAACAGGGAGTTTCAG GTTGTACAGAAAAGAAGTCTTGCAGAAACTAATGGAAAAATGCGTTTCTAAAGGATACGTCTTCCAGATGGAGATGATTGTTCGGGCTAGACAGTTAGGATACACTATTGGAGAG ctttccAGCTATTGCAACTTTCCACTTCTGAACTCTGTGAATGTGCTGTCTACAGTCATTGAAAAGGAACTCCAAACAGTTATTAGTTCCTACATTTTCAGCACTCTGCTGCCTTTGGTATTTCATTGA
- the DPM1 gene encoding dolichol-phosphate mannosyltransferase subunit 1 isoform X3, with amino-acid sequence MAAGGADKFSVLLPTYNERENLPLVVWLLARTFQESGNNFEIIIIDDGSPDGTQEIAEQLEKIYGSDKILLRPRARKLGLGTAYIHGMKHATGNFIVIMDADLSHHPKFIPEFIRKQKEGNFDIVSGTRYKGNGGVYGWDLKRKLISRGANFLTQVLLRPGASDLTGSFRLYRKEVLQKLMEKCVSKGYVFQMEMIVRARQLGYTIGECCAGCHHHGWKCCFQMEIP; translated from the exons ATGGCGGCCGGCGGCGCCGACAAGTTCTCGGTGCTGCTGCCAACGTACAACGAGCGGGAGAACCTGCCCCTTGTCGTCTGGCTGCTGGCGCGCACGTTCCAGGAGAG CGGAAACAATTTTGAAATTATCATCATAGATGATGGAAGCCCGGATGGGACACAGGAAATTGCTGAGCAATTGGAAAAGATCTACGGATCAGATAAAATA CTTCTGAGACCTAGAGCAAGAAAGTTGGGCCTCG GCACTGCTTATATTCATGGAATGAAGCACGCTACAGGgaattttattgttattatggACGCTGACCTCTCTCACCAT CCAAAATTTATTCCAGAGTTTATCAG aaagcagaaagaaggcaaTTTTGATATTGTATCTGGAACAAGATATAAAGGAAATGGAGGAGTATATGGCTGggatttgaaaagaaaattaatcag TCGTGGGGCCAATTTTCTAACTCAGGTTTTGCTGAGACCAGGTGCATCAGACTTAACAGGGAGTTTCAG GTTGTACAGAAAAGAAGTCTTGCAGAAACTAATGGAAAAATGCGTTTCTAAAGGATACGTCTTCCAGATGGAGATGATTGTTCGGGCTAGACAGTTAGGATACACTATTGGAGAG
- the DPM1 gene encoding dolichol-phosphate mannosyltransferase subunit 1 isoform X2 gives MAAGGADKFSVLLPTYNERENLPLVVWLLARTFQESGNNFEIIIIDDGSPDGTQEIAEQLEKIYGSDKILLRPRARKLGLGTAYIHGMKHATGNFIVIMDADLSHHPKFIPEFIRKQKEGNFDIVSGTRYKGNGGVYGWDLKRKLISRGANFLTQVLLRPGASDLTGSFRLYRKEVLQKLMEKCVSKGYVFQMEMIVRARQLGYTIGEVPISFVDRVYGESKLGGNEIVSFLKGLLTLFATT, from the exons ATGGCGGCCGGCGGCGCCGACAAGTTCTCGGTGCTGCTGCCAACGTACAACGAGCGGGAGAACCTGCCCCTTGTCGTCTGGCTGCTGGCGCGCACGTTCCAGGAGAG CGGAAACAATTTTGAAATTATCATCATAGATGATGGAAGCCCGGATGGGACACAGGAAATTGCTGAGCAATTGGAAAAGATCTACGGATCAGATAAAATA CTTCTGAGACCTAGAGCAAGAAAGTTGGGCCTCG GCACTGCTTATATTCATGGAATGAAGCACGCTACAGGgaattttattgttattatggACGCTGACCTCTCTCACCAT CCAAAATTTATTCCAGAGTTTATCAG aaagcagaaagaaggcaaTTTTGATATTGTATCTGGAACAAGATATAAAGGAAATGGAGGAGTATATGGCTGggatttgaaaagaaaattaatcag TCGTGGGGCCAATTTTCTAACTCAGGTTTTGCTGAGACCAGGTGCATCAGACTTAACAGGGAGTTTCAG GTTGTACAGAAAAGAAGTCTTGCAGAAACTAATGGAAAAATGCGTTTCTAAAGGATACGTCTTCCAGATGGAGATGATTGTTCGGGCTAGACAGTTAGGATACACTATTGGAGAG GTTCCTATTTCATTTGTGGACCGTGTCTATGGAGAATCTAAACTGGGAGGCAATGAAATCGTTTCCTTCTTAAAGGGACTCTTGACCTTGTTTGCTACAACATGA